From a region of the Pongo pygmaeus isolate AG05252 chromosome 5, NHGRI_mPonPyg2-v2.0_pri, whole genome shotgun sequence genome:
- the SLC35B2 gene encoding adenosine 3'-phospho 5'-phosphosulfate transporter 1 isoform X2 — MLLAMPALWYLATSWCSTSGGRTTWRPVSYLTWGVLQERVMTRSYGATATSPGERFTDSQFLVLMNRVLALIVAGLSCVLCKQPRHGAPMYRYSFASLSNVLSSWCQYEALKFVSFPTQVLAKASKVIPVMLMGKLVSRRSYEHWEYLTATLISIGVSMFLLSSGPEPRSSPATTLSGLILLAGYIAFDSFTSNWQDALFAYKMSSVQMMFGVNFFSCLFTVGSLLEQGALLEGTRFMGRHSEFAAHALLLSICSACGQLFIFYTIGQFGAAVFTIIMTLRQAFAILLSCLLYGHTVTVVGGLGVAVVFAALLLRVYARGRLKQRGKKAVPVESPVQKV; from the exons atgctgctgGCTATGCCAGCTTTATGGTACCTGGCTACCTCCTGGTGCAGTACTTCAGGCGGAAGAACTACCTGGAGACCG GTGTCTTATCTGACTTGGGGTGTGCTGCAGGAAAGAGTGATGACCCGTAGCTATGGGGCCACAGCCACATCACCGGGTGAGCGCTTTACAGACTCGCAGTTCCTGGTGCTAATGAACCGAGTGCTGGCACTGATTGTGGCTGGCCTCTCCTGTGTTCTCTGCAAGCAGCCCCGGCATGGGGCACCCATGTACCGGTACTCCTTTGCGAGCCTGTCCAATGTGCTTAGCAGCTGGTGCCAATACGAAGCTCTTAAGTTCGTCAGCTTCCCCACCCAGGTGCTGGCCAAGGCCTCTAAGGTGATCCCTGTCATGCTGATGGGAAAGCTTGTGTCTCGGCGCAGCTACGAACACTGGGAATACCTGACAGCCACCCTCATCTCCATTGGGGTTAGCATGTTTCTGCTATCCAGCGGACCGGAGCCCCGCAGCTCCCCAGCCACCACACTCTCAGGCCTCATCTTACTGGCAGGTTATATTGCTTTTGACAGCTTCACCTCAAACTGGCAGGATGCCCTGTTTGCCTATAAGATGTCATCGGTGCAAATGATGTTTGGGGTCAAtttcttctcctgcctcttcACAGTAGGCTCACTGCTAGAACAGGGGGCCCTCCTGGAGGGAACCCGCTTCATGGGGCGACACAGTGAGTTTGCTGCCCATGCCCTGCTACTCTCCATCTGCTCCGCATGTGGCCAGCTCTTCATCTTTTACACCATTGGGCAGTTTGGGGCTGCTGTCTTCACCATCATCATGACCCTCCGCCAGGCCTTTGCCatccttctttcctgtcttctctaTGGCCACACTGTCACTGTGGTGGGAGGGCTGGGGGTGGCTGTGGTCTTTGCTGCCCTCCTGCTCAGAGTCTACGCGCGGGGCCGTCTAAAGCAACGGGGAAAGAAGGCTGTGCCTGTTGAGTCTCCTGTGCAGAAGGTTTGA
- the SLC35B2 gene encoding adenosine 3'-phospho 5'-phosphosulfate transporter 1 isoform X1, producing MDARWWAVVVLAAFPSLGAGGETPEAPPESWTQLWFFRFVVNAAGYASFMVPGYLLVQYFRRKNYLETGRGLCFPLVKACVFGNEPKASDEVPLAPRTEAAETTPMWQALKLLFCATGLQVSYLTWGVLQERVMTRSYGATATSPGERFTDSQFLVLMNRVLALIVAGLSCVLCKQPRHGAPMYRYSFASLSNVLSSWCQYEALKFVSFPTQVLAKASKVIPVMLMGKLVSRRSYEHWEYLTATLISIGVSMFLLSSGPEPRSSPATTLSGLILLAGYIAFDSFTSNWQDALFAYKMSSVQMMFGVNFFSCLFTVGSLLEQGALLEGTRFMGRHSEFAAHALLLSICSACGQLFIFYTIGQFGAAVFTIIMTLRQAFAILLSCLLYGHTVTVVGGLGVAVVFAALLLRVYARGRLKQRGKKAVPVESPVQKV from the exons ATGGATGCCAG GTGGTGGGCAGTGGTGGTGCTGGCTGCATTCCCCTCCCTAGGGGCAGGTGGGGAGACTCCCGAAGCCCCTCCGGAGTCATGGACCCAGCTATGGTTCTTCCGAtttgtggtgaatgctgctgGCTATGCCAGCTTTATGGTACCTGGCTACCTCCTGGTGCAGTACTTCAGGCGGAAGAACTACCTGGAGACCG GTAGGGGCCTCTGCTTTCCCCTGGTGAAAGCTTGTGTGTTTGGCAATGAGCCCAAGGCCTCTGATGAGGTTCCCCTGGCGCCCCGAACAGAGGCGGCAGAGACCACCCCGATGTGGCAGGCCCTGAAGCTGCTCTTCTGTGCCACAGGGCTCCAG GTGTCTTATCTGACTTGGGGTGTGCTGCAGGAAAGAGTGATGACCCGTAGCTATGGGGCCACAGCCACATCACCGGGTGAGCGCTTTACAGACTCGCAGTTCCTGGTGCTAATGAACCGAGTGCTGGCACTGATTGTGGCTGGCCTCTCCTGTGTTCTCTGCAAGCAGCCCCGGCATGGGGCACCCATGTACCGGTACTCCTTTGCGAGCCTGTCCAATGTGCTTAGCAGCTGGTGCCAATACGAAGCTCTTAAGTTCGTCAGCTTCCCCACCCAGGTGCTGGCCAAGGCCTCTAAGGTGATCCCTGTCATGCTGATGGGAAAGCTTGTGTCTCGGCGCAGCTACGAACACTGGGAATACCTGACAGCCACCCTCATCTCCATTGGGGTTAGCATGTTTCTGCTATCCAGCGGACCGGAGCCCCGCAGCTCCCCAGCCACCACACTCTCAGGCCTCATCTTACTGGCAGGTTATATTGCTTTTGACAGCTTCACCTCAAACTGGCAGGATGCCCTGTTTGCCTATAAGATGTCATCGGTGCAAATGATGTTTGGGGTCAAtttcttctcctgcctcttcACAGTAGGCTCACTGCTAGAACAGGGGGCCCTCCTGGAGGGAACCCGCTTCATGGGGCGACACAGTGAGTTTGCTGCCCATGCCCTGCTACTCTCCATCTGCTCCGCATGTGGCCAGCTCTTCATCTTTTACACCATTGGGCAGTTTGGGGCTGCTGTCTTCACCATCATCATGACCCTCCGCCAGGCCTTTGCCatccttctttcctgtcttctctaTGGCCACACTGTCACTGTGGTGGGAGGGCTGGGGGTGGCTGTGGTCTTTGCTGCCCTCCTGCTCAGAGTCTACGCGCGGGGCCGTCTAAAGCAACGGGGAAAGAAGGCTGTGCCTGTTGAGTCTCCTGTGCAGAAGGTTTGA
- the NFKBIE gene encoding LOW QUALITY PROTEIN: NF-kappa-B inhibitor epsilon (The sequence of the model RefSeq protein was modified relative to this genomic sequence to represent the inferred CDS: deleted 1 base in 1 codon), with translation MNQRRSESRPGNHRLQAYAEPRKGDSGGAGPLSGSARRGRGGGGAIRVRRPCWSGGAGRGGGPAWAVRLATVTAGWTWPALRTLSSLRAGPSEPHSPGRRPPRAGRPFCQADPQPGKAARRSPEPDPAQTRPPRARAAGMSEARKGPDEADESQYDSGIESLRSLRSLPESTSAPASGPSDGSPQPCTHPPGPAKEPQEKEDADGERADSTYGSSSLTETLSLLGGPEAEDPVPRLPLPHVGALSPQQLEALTYISEDGDTLVHLAVIHEAPAVLLCCLALLPQEVLDIQNNLYQTALHLAVHLDQPGAVRALVLKGASRALQDRHGDTALHVACQRQHLACARCLLEGRPEPGRGTSHSLDLQLQNWQGLACLHIATLQKNQPLMELLLRNGADIDVQEGTSGKTALHLAVETQERGLVQFLLQAGAQVDARMLNGCTPLHLAAGRGLMGISSTLCKAGADSLLRNVEDETPQDLTEESLVLLPFDDLKISGKLLLCTD, from the exons atgaatcaaCGAAGGAGTGAGTCAAGGCCCGGGAACCACAGACTCCAAGCCTACGCAGAGCCCAGGAAGGGGGATTCCGGAGGGGCG GGCCCTCTTTCCGGAAGCGCCCgccgggggcggggagggggcggggcaaTCCGCGTGAGGCGACCCTGTTGGTCCGGAGGGGCGGGGCGAGGAGGAGGACCCGCTTGGGCGGTTCGGCTGGCCACAGTAACCGCTGGGTGGACCTGGCCAGCGCTCCGAACCTTGTCCTCGCTGCGCGCCGGCCCCTCGGAGCCCCACAGCCCGGGAAGGAGGCCGCCGCGGGCCGGGCGCCCGTTCTGCCAAGCGGACCCGCAACCCGGAAAGGCGGCGCGGCGGAGCCCGGAGCCGGATCCTGCTCAGACCCGGCCCCCGCGGGCCAGAGCCGCGGGCATGTCGGAGGCGCGGAAGGGGCCGGACGAGGCGGACGAGAGCCAGTACGACTCTGGCATTGAGTCTCTGCGCTCTCTGCGCTCCCTACCCGAGTCCACCTCGGCTCCAGCCTCCGGGCCCTCGGACggcagcccccagccctgcacCCATCCTCCGGGGCCCGCCAAGGAACCGCAGGAGAAGGAAGACGCGGATGGGGAGCGGGCTGATTCCACCTATGGCTCCTCCTCGCTCACCGAGACCCTGTCCTTGCTGGGGGGCCCTGAGGCTGAAGACCCGGTCCCACGCCTGCCACTCCCCCACGTGGGGGCGCTGAGCCCTCAGCAGCTGGAAGCACTCACTTACATCTCCGAGGACGGAGACAC GCTGGTCCACCTGGCAGTGATTCATGAGGCCCCAGCGGTGCTGCTCTGTTGCCTGGCTTTGCTGCCCCAGGAGGTCCTGGACATTCAAAATAACCTTTACCAG ACAGCACTCCATCTGGCTGTACATCTGGACCAACCGGGCGCAGTTCGGGCACTGGTGCTGAAGGGGGCCAGCCGGGCACTACAGGACCGGCATGGTGACACAGCCCTTCATGTGGCCTGCCAGCGCCAGCACCTGGCCTGTGCCCGCTGCCTGCTGGAGGGGCGGCCAGAGCCAGGCAGAGGAACATCTCACTCTCTAGACCTCCAGCTGCAAAACTGGCAAG GTCTGGCTTGTCTCCACATTGCCACCCTTCAGAAGAACCAACCACTCATGGAACTGCTGCTTCGGAATGGAGCTGACATTGATGTGCAG GAGGGCACCAGTGGGAAGACAGCGCTGCACCTGGCTGTGGAAACCCAAGAGCGGGGCCTGGTACAGTTCCTGCTCCAGGCTGGTGCCCAGGTAGATGCCCGCATGCTGAACGGGTGCACACCCCTGCACCTGGCAGCTGGCCGGGGTCTCATGGGCATCTCATCCACTCTGTGCAAGGCGGGTGCTGACTCCCTGCTGCGGAACGTGGAGGATGAGACGCCCCAGGACCTGACTGAGGAA TCCCTTGTCCTTTTGCCCTTTGATGACCTGAAGATCTCAGGAAAACTGCTGCTGTGTACCGACTGA